Genomic DNA from Urocitellus parryii isolate mUroPar1 chromosome 5, mUroPar1.hap1, whole genome shotgun sequence:
CTCCTACAAGGAGATGCCATCCTTATTCTAACTTAATTCAACCTGCTTGGTGAAACTGCTCTCCGTGGCACATCCTGCAGCCCACTAGCTGAGAGGAACTCCACCTTCcaaggaggtggggcctggttcCTTAGGGCAATAAAGGACCAGTGTGGTTTAATAGGTTTAGTTTGATTTGCTAGATGAAAAAAGTTCTGGCGATCTGTTCCACAACAATGTGCATAAGCTTAATACTATTGAAGTATATACTTAAATGCTTAAAtagtttaagaaacaaaaaaagaagccaggcatggtagcacacgccggtaatcccagcagcttgagaggctgaggcaggaggatcatgagtttaaagccggcctcagcaaaaacaaagcactaagcaactcagaccctgtctctaaataaaatacaaaatagggttggcttgtggctcagtggttgagtgtccccgagttcaatcctggtacccgcCCCtgcccgccaaaaaaaaaaaggaactctgAGCTGATTCTGACTCTGGCCAGGACTAGGTATGCCAACATTTTGGACAAGTTTTACTTGTTTCCCTAGACAcaaaaatgggtaaagaaacacTCATCACTCAAGATAGTAAGGACGATGGGTCTTGCAGCATTCTAGCTTGAAAGGTCGAGCTATGAACTTTCCAACTTAGTTTACTTGAAAGTCATAggcttttttataaatatatctggCATGTACATGAGAAGAGCTAATAGCAAGTGTGGAGGCTCCTGACAGCCAAAGTGAAAGCCTCAGGAACAAAGTCCCTCTAACCTTTCCCCACCCTCCTGTCTCTCACCCCTCATTCTCTATGGCAAGTCATGGAAACCAGAACCCAAAAGCCAGCATTAAAGCCTAAAAATATTACTCCATCTTTCCCCCATCTTTTTGCAATAACATTCTCTGACCTTCTTTTGACTACAGTCCTAAGACACGCCCCCTCCCATTCCATAAAGGAGCCACAGGAGGAGATGCTACAGCTGAGGAGCCAAAGGTAACAAGGCCAGGCAGCCTTGCTGGGCTTCCCCTCTCCATCCATCACTGTAAATCATAATTTCTGTCCAGTCATTTTTCTGCACAGCTATTCACACTTCCAAGAACCTAAGCATAACAATGGGTAATTTAATCTGGGTCTTTGGGCCTTCATTATGAAGGCTCCTGTGCACATATAAAACTTTGATTAATCTATTATGCTTTTGTCTTGTTGATCTGTGTTTTCCTAGAGTGTCCCTCATGATGCTTTGTGATGGGTAGGAAAGAGAGCCCTTGTGCTGGGCACTTTACACACATTAATTCTTCACAGCAACAATCCTATGAGGTCAGTAATACTGTTAACTccaatttaaagatgaaaaaaatgaggCAGATGCTAAATAACTGGCCCATGGTAACATACCACACCAATAAGTTGTgcagccaggatttgaacctagggcttATGCTGCTAGGGAGAACTAATCTATGGGAGACCCAAACAGTTTCCAAACTCCACCTTATTCACATCTCTTCTATTACCTACTAGACCACCAGCTTTCTTGGGAACATTCTGGTGCATTCACTGCTGTGTCCTTAggatgcaatctttttttttttttttggggggggggggcactcagccactgagccacactcccatcccttttttatattttatttagagacagggtcttactgagttgcttagcaccttgcttttgctgaggctggctttgaactcatgatcctcctgccccagcctcccaagctgctgggatcacatgCATGAACCACGGCGCCCAGACTTAGGGTACAATTTTTAACATAGTGAATATCCATTGTATAAATGAACCATAGGGAACCCCTCTTAAcctgaagttgtttttttttttttttttttgagtgggttGTGATAGCAAGATATAGTGTAGCTCAGAGTCAAAACAGAATAGGAACAAAGAGGCTTTAATAATTTGCTATTTCCCTTCCATATCCACTACCCCTCCCTGTGCAAGCAGGCTCCCAGGGGCATCATCCACCCCTGACCTTGTATTACCAAAGGCAGTTCTGCCAATCAATGTACATGGCTAATGAGAACCAAAAGTCATTACATAAGGCTCCTCCTCCTGATTTCCATCTCTACCCAAAACAGCACCTTCTACCCAACTGATAAGCCTTAGACCACAGCTACCCTTCATtctgtctcctcctgcctcagccaactGATTGCGCTGCCCTAGTTGTACATGCTGTATTTATATTTAACCATCCACCACAACCTTAGCCCTTTAATCCATCTGGCCAGATTCAGTGCCTCTGTTTTCTCTCACCAGTTTACTCTCCACATCACCCTGGCATGCTCCAAGACACAAATGTCACTGCATTCTTACAAAGCTGTGATGGTCCCACCACAGTCCTTAACAATGTTCTTCCAGATCTGGCCCAGCCTCAACTCCAGCCACGTGCCTTACAGATGTTTCTAGCCATTACGAAATGCAGTTCCCATGTCCAGGCACCTGCTTATTCTCGTCCCCCTGTCTGATGAGTTTCTATTTCTCATATGAGGTACACCTCAAATGTCCTCTTTTCTCCCATCCAAGTACTAACCAGGCCCGACCCTGCTTAACTTCCGAGATCAGACGAGATCGGgcgcgttcagggtggtatggccgtagacAAATGTCCTCTTTTCTATAGCCACCTGGGATCCCCTCCCACCACACAGCCCAAGGTAGAGCTGTGCTTTCATTGTCTCCACAACTCTTCCTACAACCCTCAAGGATAGAGCTGCTTACATTAGAATTACTTCCCACCGATCTCCTTAGAGTGAGTTCCTTGATGGGCAGTATCATTAATCTCTCTCCCCAGAGCCCACCAGAATGCCAGGGCTATACAAGGCCTTCCGGAAAGGCTGCTGAATTAAATATGATCACTATACTGCAGTGGGACTTCTTAATAACACTGGGAGAGCTAAAGACAGCTAGCACACCCCTCACAATAGCATCCCCAGTGCTGTGTGCACACTCATTCAATTCTCATGGAACCTAAAGAGGGAGGTACTATTATTTGCACTTTCCAAATAAGGAAATGAAGGCCTAGAACAGTTTAGTGACATGCCCTAAGCCTCATAGCCATTAGCAGCAGTGCCAGGATTTAAATCTcaatctttggggctggggttgtggctcagtggtagagcacttgcctggcatgtgtgaggcactgggttcgatcctcaacaccacataaagataaataaataaagatattgtgtctatatacaactaaaaaatatatatttaaatctcaaTCTTTGAACTCTGCAGTCTGTATGCTATGCTTGCTTTATAAATTGTCTTGTAACAGAACAGCTATCTTCCAGAGCATGATCTGACCCACAGTATACCTGAATCTAACTGAAGAACAGGTGAGCTTGAAGCTGAACTCAAATGGTATTAACCAACGTCTTTcctaacatttttatatataaagtgttCTATGAAATAAAGTTGTGATAAAATGGTTCTGGTGGGACTTGAAACTCAGGTCCTGTTTTTCTCAATAAGAGAACCCACTTCTATTAACTTGtccatttcctcctctgattTCAAAGGATCAAAGGGCGGGCTCTGGTCACAAAGGAAAGGTTCTTCCTTTCCTGGTCCcccatattagaaaaaaaaaaaagaaaaagaaaaaaaaaaaaagaaagaaacctacaGGAACAAGGACCTACCTGAGGAGTCTTAATGCATCTGTGAGGAGGGGCTGGAAGAGAGCAGGAATGTCTACAGAAGGCACCTTTGTCCTCTTTCCCTTGAAATTAGagtgggaggagaaagagaggatcCTAAATAAGCCCCCCTAGTTTGCTGCGGAGGAAGACGAGGCCCTTCTCCAGCTGCTTCTCCCGGGCCTCAGGATCCTCTAGCTTCTGATTTTTCCGGAACTCACGGCGGATGGAGGCAAAGTAGAAGTCTCTATCAGTGTAGCGAAGTTCTCGGCCCTGGCGCAGCAGAGCCCGATAGAGACTCAGCACCGCCTCTCGGCTCCACGGGGCCATGGGGGACTTTAGGGGCTGGGCGTCACACTCTAAGCAGAGGGAAGATATAAAAGCCTAGAATCAGAATTAATGACAGCAGAGCATACAGAGACTATGtatggggtctcactgtgttgtccaGACCAGCCTccagcttgtgatcctccctccttggcttcccaagcagctgggacaaAAGTAGTGTACCACCACTCCTGGGGAGATCAGGTTTTCAATCCAAGATTCGGACTTCCAAGGTTACACTGTGACTTGTGGCAGGGTTAGGATTGGACTTCAGCCTCCCAACACTACCTCCAGGGAAGTCCAGAGTGTGGCTCACCAGGGCTCAGATCCTGGTCTGTGCCTGGGCTGGAATACTGCTCTGCCACTTACTTGCTATGACTCTAGGTAAAATACTTGCCCCTCTGAGCATCAGCTTCTTCACTTATGAAATGGAGATGATGCTATTATGGTACAAGTACCTACCACATAAGGTTATTTTGAGAACTGCCATGTAAAGCACCTGTTAAGTAGATGGCCATGGTCTAGAGTAGTTGATGATAAGGACTCAGCCACACTTGAGTCCTGGGCCCACCACTTATGAGCAGCATGACCTGGAGCAAGTTCCCTAACCTCTGTTTGCCTAGTTCCTCATCTGTTAGTGGGGAGAGATCATATTTTGCCCAGATGGTTGGTCTGAGTCTTAAAGTGAGTATGTTTACAGCAGCTCTCAGCACACACTGAGCCTATCAGGACAGCTACCACGGTGCCACCTCCAGGCTGATGCTCCCTGACACACTAGTTACACACGGACCACAGTAACAAGAAGCCCCACACAGGGATGGAGTAAAGTGCTTTGTCATCCATTATTACATCTAAACTGAGAGCCAGGAGGTGGTCAGCGTTCCTAACAAGTGATCCCGACTCTCCACCAGGCATGTTCTAAGCACCTCCCACCCGGGCCCCTCTCCCTCAGCAACCCCAGTGTCACGTTATCCCGTGTAAGTGGAGGCAGCGGAGCTCCCGGTGGAAGTGGCTCGCCCAGGACCCACAGCTGTGCAGGGAGGCCTGCGAGGCTCTCGGGGCGCCCTGAACTTCCCCAGCGCAGCGCCGGCACTGCCCGGCTCAACCCGCCCGACCTCGGGGTTTGCGACGTGCCTCCGCGGAAGGAACAACCTCGCGTGTCAGACACGGGGGAGCGGCGGGGCCGAGGGGCGATCTGGACTTGGGGCCCACGGCGAGTCGACCACAGCCCAGCCTGGCCGACCTCCCGGGGCGCTCGGGCCAGCCACCGTCGCTGTCCCCTTTCCCTCAGCTGCAGAGGCGCCCCCGCGGTCCCGAGGGCCCCGAGGGCCCCGGGACAAGCCGCAGGAAACGGGAGGTGCCCGATGCGGAGAGCCACCAACCCGCGGGCTGCTCCTGAAGGGCGCCGGGCGACGCGCGGCGGCCCCGCCGGTCCACGCTCGCTCCCCCGACGCCAAGACCCCGGGAGGACCCGGGAGATGAGGCGGGAGGAGCCACCGAGAGGCCGGGGGGAGGCTCAGGGCGGGCTGGGCCGGAGGCGGCCCCCGGCGGACCCTACGCCTGCTCTCACTCACCGCGGGCCGCGCGCTACCACTCCTCAGGACTCGCCACTGGCCCGGTACCTCTCTCGGGGTCACCCATCAACATGGCCCCTTTACTTCCGGGACGCGACCTTGCGCACCGAGCCgagggagggactgaggggagccAGGAGCGGGCGGACTTCCGGTCTTCGCTCCACTGCCTCCCTCCCGAGGCGGGGCCGAGGGCTCCGTCGGGCCCCGCCCCTCGCGTGGGGATCCGCCCACTTCCCTGAGCCCCGCCTCCGTGGGTGACGTCATCCAGGGACCGGCCTGCAGAAATCTGCGGGCCCCGCCCCCGGAGTTTTTGGGGCGGCGGTGGGCCCCGCGGATTCCCAGAGTGTGCGGTGGGGAGTGATTGCGGGAGTCGCCCTCAGACTGTTAGACCGGCCACCTCCTGCCAGCCCCTGGCCGCCACGGGCTCTGGCCAGCCCCCTGCGCTGACTGCTGACCTCGGGCCCGGGCTCTGAGGGACTCTGACACCCTTATACCCTCTCTGGCTTCGGAACTCTTCCAAACCCACTTTCTCGGATCGCTTCCTTTGATCCCTCCATGCCGGGCCGGCCTCCTGGGCCTCTTGTCTCCGGGCAAACTCCAGCCCTTGCTTCCAGGTCTACCTCAAATGTCCCCGCCTTTTCCAGCCCCTTCCTCCAACCCTCAGGTTGTTTCTGGGCCCCCAGAGATGCCTGCACCGCTCTTTGTCCAACAATGAACCCGTTTCTCCGCACCTGTTCCGTGTTCTTCACCAACTGCTTCTGTCTCTCACTGTACTTCGGGTTGGTGGCCGTGTCCCTCCAGAATCTGTGAGCCCCAGTCCCCAGTGCCTCCCCCAGCCAGGGTTGCTGGGGTTTGGGACTCAGGTGAGTGGCTCTCTGACAAGTCTCCTAACCTTTCTCGCACCTAGACTGTTGGGATAAACTGTTCAGCAGGAGGGACTTGGGGAATTACAGGTAATTGTCGacttattcattctttcaagCCACAAATCCTGGACCTCTAAGGAGCTAGGCCCTGCTGTGGCCCCAATGGAAACTGCTATCTCAAGAGCTGGGAGATGGCAGTGCTCTGTTAGTGCgctcctgtaataccagctacccaggaggctgaggcaggaggatagcaaaattgaggccagccttgTAAACTTaccaagaacttgtctcaaaattaaaataaataaaaaggattggggatgtatcCCAGTGGTACCATGCCCCTGGTTCAGTTCCCAGTGTCACTaaaacacacacaggcacacacacaggcacacacaccccacatatgTAGGCGGACAAGGACAGGAGGAAGAGGGCCTGAGGAGGCAGTGAGCCAGCCAGCCAGTGGTCAGGAGAGAGAGATCCAGAAAGGCCCTCCTAATAACAGGGACAACTCTCCAGAGAAGAGCCTTAAACTTGAATTGTTCTCGAGCAGCAGAGGGGCCAAGAGAGGTCCTTATGGGACGGGAGGGAGACGCAGGTGAGCAGGTTTGAAACCCGGGCAATGGGACCTGGCTTCCCATTCAACAGGGTCAACCTGGAGGGAGAGTAATGGAAAGGAGCCGGGGCTGAGCAGGGGGCCCCTCAAGAGGGCATTGCCAAACCCCTGGAAGAGAGGATGGCATTCAGGCCAGAAAGGGGCGGTGCAGGGAGAAGGGGCCAGCTCTGGAGTGTActtggaggcagggaggcagaaTTTGCTACTGTGGCTCTGACAGAGAAGAGCCAATGGCTTCTGGCTTCTGCCTCAGCAATGGCCCTGCCACCATCCTGCTATTTAGGAGCCTGTTCCGGGGATGGGGATTCCAAATCCCTGGGAGAAGGCCACTTTCCAGTCTCCACTCGGTGGGGGAGGGGACTTCCTGTGACTGCACCCCGGGGAGACTGTGAGCCCCTGGGGCCTCTGGGGGAGGGAGGGTCCCAGACAGAGGCCTGAAGGAGGCTTAAGGACTGTGTGTTCCAGGGCCTTGGGAATCACTCCCCAagggctggcctggcctgggaAACAAGATGGTCTCCCTCCCACCACCCAGGCAGGACCACACCCCAGAGCCGCCTTCACTAAGCACATACTACATGCCAAACACGGGCCAAACGCAGTCTAATTCAGTGTCCCTGTTTGCTAGTCACCATTATcctaattttatagatgaggaaaccaagaccgaagcggggcatggtggcacacgcctcagcgactctggaggctgaggcaggaggatcacaagttcaaagccagcatcgacaacttagtgaggccctaaccaactcagcgagaccctgttgctacataaaatatttgaaaaggggaggatgtggctcagtagttaagggcccctgggttcagtcccgggtattaaaaaaagaagaaaaaggaaacaaagacctAGAAAGGTtcataacatctttttttttttttttttttttttaaagagagagtgagagagagaatttttaatatttattttttagttctcggcggacacaacagctttgttggtatgtggtgctgaggatcgaacccgggccgcacgcatgccaggcgagcgcgctaccgcttgagccacatccccagtcctcataACATCTTTGAGACACGGAGCTGGGCAGCAGAGAGGCGCACAGAGAGGCACACAGTGGGACCCAAGTCTGCTTTACTCTGAAACGTGTGTCCTTTCTGTTCTTCTTGACTGCCCTACTTTGCTCTTTAAGGGAATAATTTTGTGACCCAGTTAAATCTAATTGGTGACATTTCCAGCTGGAAGACCAGGTGACCGCTCTGATCCCTCCTGACCTTCTGGTCtgtagaatattatttttaggagggaaggatggagggagaTACTTCGGAGGAGGTCTCACCTCAGGGTCGGCCTCCCCAGGGTCAGGATGCCCCTCCTGCCCCCCGTGCTCCTGCGGAGTGGGGGATGGACAGCAGGCTATCATCTGCACCCAGATGTATACCCATGGTGCTCGTACTGTAGACCAGAGGCGCTCAACAGGGGCACTGACCCACATCTCAGGGCTTTGCTGGGTTTCATGGAACACGGGGCCTTCTGGAATCTCTTGGATTGAGAAAGCAAGACTGATGTAAGCCCAGGTCTCACGTCTGGTGAAGGCAAGGGGATCACTTGTCCCCCTAGACAGGGACACGCACACGGTGTGCGGTGTTGAATGTATGGACGGATGGATACTTTCTAGAAAGACAAAGAACCAGGAGAAATGGACCCTTTCGCCGGGACCCAGTTGTCTAGTTTGAAAAGGGCACGTGGTTGGTGGGAGCCGAGCAGAGTTGGGCCCTGGAGCCATAGCTTCCATGTCGGTGGCTGGAGAAAGTGATACAAGGACCATCCTATAGGCTGTTGGCAATGAAG
This window encodes:
- the Miurf gene encoding mitochondrial ribosome and complex I assembly factor AltMIEF1, translated to MAPWSREAVLSLYRALLRQGRELRYTDRDFYFASIRREFRKNQKLEDPEAREKQLEKGLVFLRSKLGGLI